The following proteins are encoded in a genomic region of Microbacterium sp. NC79:
- a CDS encoding ABC transporter ATP-binding protein has translation MSAQPSTASNSLLSASTTSTRVEFDQITKDYGTNRVLHDLDLDIAPGEFVSLLGPSGCGKTTALRVLSGLETATSGRVLLGDRDVTGVPTNKRDIGMVFQSYSLFPHLKVVENTAFGLRRRGVGKSAAAKRAHDALDLVGLASFADRYPHQLSGGQQQRVALARALVTEPRVLLLDEPLSALDAKVRVQLRDEIRRLQLRLGMTTVFVTHDQEEALAISDRIAVMNAGRIEQIGTPEELYGQPISPFVAAFVGLSSVVPGVASGNTVEIWGTTLPLTTPLSGDVEVPLRPEHVRLAEPAGAVTRGTVQESTFLGSFRRTVVLTDSGHRIAVQHDAAVKPQFGDVVGLELTGAAVTAQLPR, from the coding sequence ATGTCTGCACAGCCATCCACCGCGTCAAACTCGTTGCTGTCGGCGTCGACCACATCAACGCGCGTCGAGTTCGATCAGATCACGAAGGATTACGGCACCAACCGTGTGCTGCACGACCTGGATCTCGACATCGCCCCCGGCGAGTTCGTATCGCTTCTTGGGCCTTCCGGATGCGGAAAGACAACGGCGCTGCGTGTGCTCTCCGGATTGGAAACCGCGACGAGCGGACGCGTATTGCTTGGCGACCGCGACGTCACGGGCGTGCCAACCAACAAACGCGATATCGGCATGGTCTTCCAGTCGTACTCGCTGTTTCCGCACCTCAAGGTCGTGGAAAACACGGCGTTCGGGTTGCGTAGGCGCGGAGTGGGAAAGTCTGCGGCGGCGAAACGCGCGCATGATGCTCTCGATCTCGTGGGCCTGGCGAGCTTTGCCGATCGGTACCCGCACCAGCTCTCCGGCGGGCAGCAGCAGCGCGTGGCGCTGGCGCGCGCGCTGGTGACGGAACCACGAGTGCTGCTGCTGGATGAGCCGTTGTCTGCGCTGGACGCAAAAGTGCGAGTGCAGTTGCGTGACGAGATTCGACGCCTGCAGCTTCGGCTGGGGATGACGACAGTGTTCGTGACACACGACCAGGAGGAAGCACTCGCGATTTCTGACCGCATCGCGGTGATGAACGCCGGGCGCATTGAACAGATCGGAACCCCGGAAGAGCTGTACGGACAACCCATCTCCCCCTTTGTGGCAGCGTTTGTCGGACTGTCATCGGTCGTCCCCGGCGTCGCGAGCGGCAACACTGTGGAGATTTGGGGCACCACCCTGCCGCTAACCACTCCCCTCTCCGGCGATGTCGAGGTTCCGCTTCGTCCTGAGCACGTGCGCCTAGCCGAACCGGCCGGGGCAGTCACACGCGGCACGGTGCAGGAGAGCACGTTTCTCGGAAGCTTCCGTCGCACCGTCGTGCTGACGGACTCGGGCCACCGCATCGCCGTGCAACACGATGCCGCGGTGAAGCCGCAGTTCGGCGATGTTGTGGGGCTTGAGCTGACCGGTGCTGCCGTGACCGCGCAGCTTCCTCGATAG
- a CDS encoding ABC transporter permease: MSTSPAQLGPSTATRWIISLVVGALFLVPLVSTFVYTVRDSRTGTFSWDRWAAVFSPENAAMMKPLWTALGNSLLLAVLTVAIVLLVVAPTMILVNLRFVRLKPFFEFVALLPISIPAIVLVVGLAPMYLPIARALGTGAWTLSFAYGIIVLPFAFRALQASIDAVDMKTLSEAARTLGASWPSVVWRVLAPNLRPGLLSASLISVAVVLGEFTIASLLNRQVLQTALVVVSKSDAYAPAIFTLLALAFCFLLLLTIGLLSRRRTGKAL, translated from the coding sequence ATGAGTACGTCACCAGCTCAGCTCGGGCCTTCCACCGCAACCAGGTGGATCATCAGCCTCGTCGTCGGAGCCCTCTTCCTGGTTCCGCTGGTCAGCACCTTCGTCTACACCGTGCGTGATTCACGCACCGGCACCTTCTCATGGGATCGCTGGGCTGCCGTGTTCTCACCCGAGAACGCCGCAATGATGAAGCCGCTGTGGACAGCGCTCGGTAATTCGCTCCTGCTCGCCGTGCTCACCGTCGCCATTGTGCTGCTGGTCGTCGCGCCCACGATGATCCTGGTGAACTTGCGCTTCGTTCGGCTGAAGCCGTTCTTCGAGTTTGTCGCGCTGCTGCCCATTTCTATTCCGGCGATCGTGCTTGTCGTGGGCCTTGCCCCGATGTATTTGCCGATCGCGCGTGCCCTCGGCACCGGTGCGTGGACGTTGTCATTCGCCTACGGAATTATCGTGTTGCCCTTTGCTTTCCGCGCCTTGCAGGCGTCGATCGATGCGGTCGACATGAAGACGTTGTCTGAAGCGGCGCGCACGCTCGGGGCGTCATGGCCTTCCGTAGTGTGGCGCGTGCTCGCACCAAACCTGCGGCCAGGTTTGTTGTCTGCCTCGCTCATTTCGGTTGCCGTCGTGCTTGGCGAATTCACCATTGCGTCGCTACTAAACCGTCAGGTGCTCCAGACGGCTCTCGTGGTGGTCTCGAAATCTGATGCGTACGCACCCGCGATCTTCACTCTCCTTGCCCTGGCATTCTGCTTCCTCCTGCTCCTCACCATCGGCCTCCTCTCCCGTCGCCGAACCGGAAAGGCCCTCTGA
- a CDS encoding ABC transporter permease subunit — translation MWAVLGLVPFAAYVLAFLALPTALALGSALFTDDGAFTTDNLAALFDPVVQATFWNSVWLSLVTAIGGALIGGLVCYALLGLRDTGIVRTLVDAASGVLAQFGGVTLAFTFIATMGAQGVVTVLLREVWGIDIYEGGLWLYEVPGLILPYLYFQVPLMIITFMPALAALKPQWAEANLTLGGTRLTFWTKVGIPVLLPSFLASTLLLFANAFSSFATAAALISQGSQIVTLQIRTALTSETLLGRENLAGALALGMIVIVALVMTAYSLVQRRAARWQR, via the coding sequence ATGTGGGCAGTGCTCGGCCTGGTGCCGTTCGCCGCCTATGTGCTCGCGTTTCTTGCGTTGCCGACCGCGCTGGCGCTCGGCTCTGCACTGTTTACCGATGATGGCGCCTTCACCACAGACAACCTCGCGGCACTGTTTGATCCCGTCGTGCAGGCCACATTCTGGAACTCAGTGTGGCTCTCCCTTGTCACCGCCATCGGCGGCGCACTCATTGGCGGGCTCGTCTGCTACGCGTTGCTCGGGCTCCGCGATACCGGCATCGTCCGCACGCTCGTGGATGCCGCCAGCGGTGTTCTCGCGCAGTTCGGCGGCGTGACGCTCGCGTTCACTTTTATCGCAACGATGGGCGCGCAAGGTGTCGTCACGGTGTTGCTGCGCGAGGTGTGGGGCATCGACATTTACGAGGGCGGACTCTGGCTCTATGAAGTACCCGGCCTAATTTTGCCCTACCTTTACTTCCAGGTTCCGCTCATGATCATTACCTTCATGCCTGCCCTGGCGGCGCTCAAGCCGCAGTGGGCGGAGGCGAACCTCACGCTGGGCGGCACGAGACTGACATTCTGGACAAAGGTCGGCATCCCCGTGCTGCTGCCCTCCTTCTTGGCGAGCACCCTGTTGCTCTTCGCCAACGCGTTCTCGTCATTCGCGACCGCTGCCGCTCTCATCAGCCAGGGCTCGCAAATCGTGACGCTTCAGATTCGTACGGCGTTGACGAGTGAGACCCTGCTCGGCCGTGAGAATCTCGCCGGGGCGCTCGCCCTCGGCATGATTGTCATTGTCGCGCTCGTGATGACGGCATACTCGCTCGTGCAGCGGCGGGCTGCGAGGTGGCAACGATGA
- a CDS encoding ABC transporter substrate-binding protein: protein MSTLRKPRRLSAGIALAAVAALTLSACGTSDAPAGEGDGNGSNAATATSLADFGTLEDLEKAAIAEGKLNVIALPRDWANYGEILDAFAAKYPDIEIVEQSPDVSSAEEIQAAENNKGLDTAPDVFDLGLTVALQSTDQFAPYKVANWDDIPDALKEPSGLFVGDYGGYMSVGYDSSKLPEPKKLEDLLKSDYKASVALNGDPTQAGAAFGAIGLATVLNGGDLDNYQPGIDFFAEVNKAGNFIKVDATPATVASGETPVVFDWDYLNAAHTKDNPDWKVVVFDGTGYAAYYNQAINVDAPHPAAARLWQEFLYSDDAQNMWLAGGARPVRMEAMIEAGTIDKALADALPAAPTDTVVPTEAQSSAAGKLLGEKWAAAVQ, encoded by the coding sequence ATGAGCACTTTACGCAAGCCCAGGCGCCTCAGCGCCGGCATCGCCCTGGCAGCAGTGGCAGCACTCACCCTGAGCGCATGCGGTACGTCCGACGCCCCTGCGGGCGAGGGAGACGGTAACGGTTCAAACGCCGCAACCGCGACGAGCCTTGCGGACTTCGGCACCCTCGAAGACCTGGAGAAGGCGGCAATCGCAGAGGGCAAGCTCAACGTCATCGCGCTTCCGCGCGACTGGGCAAACTACGGCGAGATTCTTGACGCGTTCGCGGCGAAGTACCCAGACATCGAGATCGTTGAGCAGTCGCCTGACGTCTCCAGCGCCGAAGAGATCCAGGCAGCAGAGAACAACAAGGGCCTCGACACAGCACCAGACGTGTTCGACCTGGGTCTGACAGTTGCACTGCAGAGCACCGATCAATTTGCTCCGTATAAGGTCGCGAACTGGGACGACATCCCGGACGCCCTCAAGGAGCCAAGCGGCTTGTTCGTTGGCGACTACGGCGGATACATGTCGGTCGGCTACGACTCGTCGAAGCTGCCAGAGCCGAAGAAGCTCGAAGACCTGTTGAAGTCTGACTACAAGGCATCTGTTGCGCTCAACGGCGACCCGACGCAGGCCGGCGCGGCATTCGGTGCCATTGGTCTCGCAACGGTTCTGAACGGCGGCGACCTCGACAACTACCAGCCGGGCATCGACTTCTTCGCTGAGGTTAACAAGGCAGGCAACTTCATCAAGGTAGACGCAACGCCGGCAACGGTTGCCAGCGGTGAGACCCCCGTCGTCTTCGACTGGGACTACCTGAACGCCGCACACACGAAGGACAACCCCGACTGGAAGGTTGTCGTCTTCGATGGCACGGGCTATGCCGCGTACTACAACCAGGCCATCAACGTTGACGCACCGCACCCGGCTGCCGCTCGCCTGTGGCAGGAGTTCCTCTACAGCGACGACGCTCAGAACATGTGGCTCGCTGGCGGCGCACGCCCGGTTCGCATGGAGGCAATGATCGAGGCCGGAACCATTGACAAGGCCCTCGCCGACGCCTTGCCTGCGGCTCCCACCGACACCGTGGTTCCGACCGAAGCGCAGAGCTCCGCCGCCGGAAAGTTGCTCGGTGAGAAGTGGGCAGCGGCCGTCCAGTGA